In Engraulis encrasicolus isolate BLACKSEA-1 chromosome 15, IST_EnEncr_1.0, whole genome shotgun sequence, the genomic window TGCATCCAAGAGcatatctgtctgtgtgctgctTTCTGGTTGGCTGCTGGGCATGCATTATTATGCAGGGATCGAACGTATCATAGATCTGTtaaaaacctgtaaaaatgtATCTATAGCAATCAACTATTTGGTGAATACTGTATTTATGTGTTTGACTTGTGTCGTTGTcttgctgttgtgtgttgtgtagctGGCCAGGAGGCATTCAATTTCACATTTGGAGATTAGTAAAGTCTGATAACGGGTAAATGCTGTAGCcacttaatgcacgccgttccaccagaggacttggtcattgccattctagtaacagctcatttataacagcgGCAGTGTCTTACAGGGTTAAAGCCGACTTGGCAGAGCAAAGTTCTTTGCCTCTACCTCAGTCACAAAACTGTTGAATGCACGCTTCCTCGGATGTTAAGTTACCCCTTACATGTTCCAGTCAGGCAACTCCTTGCTGCAGTTATTTAAGAAGAGCTGTCTATCTTTGTGACCAAGGTCTGTCCACCACTCATGGCTCAAAGCGGTGACCTAGAGTTGAACCCCTACCCAGTTTAGAAGAGTttatctgtctgccttcctggctgtctgtctttctaaTCTACGCTATATGCATGTTGTTTCTGGCTGATCAGGCAGAAAAATGCTGACTGTGGTTGAACCTGTACCCAAGAgcctttctgtctatctgtctgtctgtctgtctgtctgtctgtctgtctgtctgtctgtccttctgtctgtctgtctgtctgtttctctgtctgcgcTTCAGTAAATCTGACTATTGATTCTGTCCGATTCATTCGGGAAAGTGCTGGCTGTGGTTGAACCTGCACCCAagagcctatctgtctgtctgtctgtctgtctgtctgtctgtctgtctgtctgtctgtctgtctgtctgtctgtctgtctgtctgtctgtcttgcttatCTACTGTAACGCTAACTATTGTTTCTGTCCCCTTGAGGATGGAAAATTCTTGCTGTGATTGAAGCTACTCACaagagcctgtctgtctgtctgtttgtgtatctgATCTACTGTAACAATGTAGTTGAAACTGCATCCGAGAgcatatctgtctgcctgtctgtctgtctgtctgtctgtctgtctagagcATCCATTGTAACGCTCTCTGTTGTTTCTGTCCTTTTCAGTCGGGAAAGTGCTGGTTGCAGTTGAACCTGTACCCAGTGGAGAAGAGCCTAAAGCAGCTGGCTCACCAGTTCAGCAACCTGTCGATCAACAGAGAAAACATCACCATGTTCATCACCATGCTGCAGGGCTTACGCTTCATGCTCGGCAATGAGGAATTGGTGAGGCTTTGCAATTGTTACTTTGCCATGGAGTCTCATTTTGCAGTAATATCGTAtcgatatcgtatcgtatcaaaTTAACGTCACTGCACACAGAGCTACAAATGTCAAAGACTACTGTCAGCAAGTTGTATGAGAATAGCGCATTCCTAAAGGTGCGTGCTGAGGTTTTACCCACCTTAGAACATGGAGGTTTTATCCACTTGCTCGTTTGCTGTACTGTCGGTGACACCGTTTAGAAGAACATACTATCATGGAAATCTTTTGCATGCTCCCTAAATAACGTTATgttgtgttgcaaagtgttaaCCACTGCTGAAAAAGCGGGGTATCGTGATCGGAGGCagtctctgattgtttggaagctgtaCAATATAACTTCATTACAACCTCACAAAGCATATAAATGATTCTGATGTACTGTACTCTGATGTACGTCAACGAGTCGGTAGTAGTACAGAAACCACGGAAACTGCTACAACATTCGCCTGATTACAAAACAGGTTCTAACTATGCACTACACTGGTTCAATGGAACTTctaatgttaaacacctagccacgtAGCATTTTGGAATTCTTGTCTGAGTGCGCAGCCGCCGGGTacttgaaaacaaaaacaagcatGTATATACAATTTATATACAGTAACTTGAGGGCATTACCTTCATGCAGTAGTTGCACTACAAACAGTCTCGAGGCTACAGATTCAACACAAGAATGGATTGAAGTATGAAGGAATGTTTAACTCTGTTGCAGTTGAAGAAGAGAACTCTGAAATGCCTATTTGAGGGTAACAACTGCGTCAGCCTGCGTTTGAAGAATATCAGGCCACCGCAGGTAATTCGGGTAGCCTACTATACGTTAGAGCTAGACTGTTCCAAATGGTGAGGGCAGCAACACAGACGTCTCTGTCACCAAAGGTCCTTAGCCTGCAGCAGAGGATGACAAGCTGGTCCTTGTcagaggacctcagggaccttgATTAGGAATAGTGCTGAAGGAGATCAGAGAGTTACTGGGGTAGAGTCACGGAGATGCTCAATATACAACAGTATGGCTGAGGTTGggagtcgctttggtcaaaagcgtgtgctaaatgtaatgtgaaaaATCATTTTCTTATGCTCTTGGTATATCTTTGCTTCAAACTTGGTAATGATGAACTAGTGGGAGTTTGTAATTATTCCACGCAACATTAGTTGCTGTGGGAAATATTTGACTTGGCAGGTATGGTTGGGGAGAAGAGGTGTTAGGCTGAGGTTGTGAAATAACGTTCTTGTCATCTGTGCTTCATACTTGAGTGATTGGTGGGTTTTTGCATATTACCAATTCAACATTAGATGCTGTGGGAAATGTTTTACTTGGCATCTACGGTTTTCCTACTCAACATGGCGCTACACACGCTATGCTGAAGGGTGTATGGTTCATGTTCATGCCTGAGAATGAGCAAACAATGAGGTTTTTCAATCAGTACTTTGCCACACAACAGTAGACGTGTGTGAAGCTCGGACAATTAGTGACAAGCTAGGTCATCTACCTAGCTGAAAGGTTCTGCTAATATGGATTAATTGGATTTATTGATTGGATCAAATGTGTCGCAGGGCTTTTACTTTTCTGAGCCGCCATGTCAGTTGAAGTTTGACTTTTGACAGGTTTGGGGGAGCTTTGTATTATTGAGGTCAGCCATGTACATAACGATGTATAAGAACATGAGAGATCTCACAAGGTCACAGAGGACTATGAAATAGTATGCATACTTATGACCACCGCCCAACTTTGGGCATAGGCCACGAACAAGTGCTCTCCAGTCAGTCATTGCGATCCAGTAGTGCATGTTAACATTTACAACATCATCAGTGACCACAGATGAAAGTGTTAAGTCAAACATGTTCTTTATTGTCAATTAACTCTGTAACACTgggaaatggggggcccataattggttcctcattacattgattgtattgggtggggggcctttcagaatttaaatgactttgtcctgggcccagacaaagctgtcagcggccctgactgttaAATTACCACAAGGGTTGAATCTGCATTTGCGAAATAGCAAAAAATAACTAAAAGCATTCATCCTCTTGCCCGAGGTTACTTGCTTCATGCTTGACAATGATGATATTAATTATTACTTTGCCACACAGGTCTAGCCCAGCATTTCTCTAAAGACTATCTATGCCTTCTATTAGCTGCAAGAGACATGGGACAAATGCAGcagataagtgcaatgtaatagtaACACAATTTGGACTTGGCAGGTGGGAGCAGTCTCATATTTTAGCAGTCTTATGAGAAGACATTATCTAACATAGTATTGTCTATTCATTTTCACACACAATAGTTTCACTGTCACGAATATCCCGTATTTGCTTCTGCtaagaaggttatgttttcggtcgcattggtttgtttgtctgtctgtttgtttgtcagcaggataactcaaaaagttatgcacggatttggatgaaatgttgcatggagttgttggaaatgacaaaaggaacaagtggttgaattttggtggtgaactggatcacgatccggatacaataacttttttaaagattcttcaccaaaAAAGCGTGAACTTTACTGTGTACTTAAGGGTGAGAtggttattttctctctctctctctctctctctctctctctctctctctctctctctctcgctctctctctctctctctcccccctcaggaTGTAGCTATGCAAGCTTACGAGTGCCACTATAGGACAGCGCACTGGCCAACGGATCGCTACTTTGAGCATGTGAAGGAGGTATTGGGTGCGGCCTCCAGCGTCTCTGGGATGGTGGACTGTGCTCCCCCTCCCTGCGCAACCACTGAACCCCCCCCTGCTGTCACACTAGGTACATGCAATCCCCTGTCTCTcggtctttccttcttttttttgctctctatttccccctctctcaaccccccctctctctctttctttctgtatgtcATATAGAATATTGAATTTTTGAATTTATTTCTCATAATAACAAGTACAACggaattgagcattccttgttcaTTGAAGTAATACCTAATTAAAATAAAAGGTTtgaaaaataactttaaaaatcTCACACCCATAACCATGTAGTCcaatcacacacatccacacacatatacacacgaacCTCACACATCATCACAGCCATACACATCCACATTAATGCTGTAGGTATGAAACTATGCTTGGGTAGCATAATTTAGTTCCGCAATGGCTACTTGGCAAAAGCTGTTTTTCAGTCTatttgtcctggttttcatggacCTACATCTACTACTACAAACAGATTTTGAGGGAATAGGGCAGCCAACGATTCTCTCTGCTGGTTTAtgacctctctacctctctctctctctctctcaatcaaacaaacaaactaactaacTCATGCATGCACAGAGGCATGgcaagcatgcgcacgcacacacacacacacacacacacacacacacacacacacacacacacacacacacacacacacacacacacacacacacacacacacacacacacacacacacacacacacacacacacacacacacacacacacacacacacacacacacacagctcactggTGAATagagggacaggacaggaagaGATTACAGTCGGGTGTGATTGTAAACACTAGCTTACTCTCGTTAATCTCCTCCGCTCTTCTCTTTAGGCAACGAGTTGCAGTACCGCTATGGGGAGAGAGTAAACATGAATCTTCCAGTGCTGCTGTTATCTCCAGTGCTCTTCATAATCTCCCTGGCCACCTGGATGGTAAGTCTGCCATTACAATTAACATACTGTAGCAGTACATGCcttgccattacattacatatgtTGCCCTGTTAAGACACGAGCCCTGTTAAAAACTTGCTGctatcagaatggcaataaccaactgcagatggggttgctggcGGACCTATTCACTGAAAAAACTCAACTTCATtattataacaacattgacaaGGGGACaaggtggtcctcggtctgaaaaaaatgtgagaaaaacTGCATTACAGCATTAGAACAGCTCCACCCTCCTCTACTAATTTAACATTACAGTGGCTGACATGGCATTACATTGCATAGCTTTGTGTTGCTTTACTACACactcacattatattacattacacaacattaccTTTAGAAGATGCTTTTTATCAAAAGGTTCTTATTCtcacaaaagaggacataaaccAGCTATGGATGTTTGAAGCCATATACCAACTACCCATTTTgttccttaaccccttaagacactgctttataaatttgttgttaccagtatggtaatgaccaagtcgtggtgcattactaaagggcctgtgttgtgtcatagtattctagtgctatggtagttacatttcaatgactattaccgcgtgccactggaggtacggcgcgcattaaggggctacatcaaTAGGCCCTGGAACCAACAACAAATACGATTAGGATCAGCAGTAATGGCAGTCTGAGTGAAAGAGTCAGAGGTTACAGTTGTTATAAAAATGTGTTCTTTTTTACTCCATTCTTATTTCTTAACACATGTCCAACATCTCAACATCACACATCTCAAGGGCAGCAACAACATTCATGGGCCCACAGAAATGACTCAAGAACTACCAGGGCCTATATACTGGCTCAGGAGGCTTGCTGCACCGTTGGTCTCTTGTTTTCCTGCAGTGTTTCACCTCCCCAACCTATGGGGGTGGGCATTTTATACTGACACCGGTAAAACTATGTGTCAAAATAAGAGTAAAGCAGGGTTGgacagggcatacagggcatttttacCTGATGGGCCGACAGTCCCTGCAAGGGCCagtgctgtttttgtttgtttgttttttattagcGACTTGCCCACAGTTTAATGAGCGTGGCCCAC contains:
- the kitlgb gene encoding kit ligand b isoform X2; its protein translation is MKKTHIGESACIFALLLSTLVSGGEKGRTPVTDDVATLDILKGNIPQDYRIPVDHTPKAVSGKCWLQLNLYPVEKSLKQLAHQFSNLSINRENITMFITMLQGLRFMLGNEELDVAMQAYECHYRTAHWPTDRYFEHVKEVLGAASSVSGMVDCAPPPCATTEPPPAVTLGNELQYRYGERVNMNLPVLLLSPVLFIISLATWMVLRRTGVCVCVKRGSRDEPTGAESPPEPQGTEAQCGAAPGSPLQLSLMSLERSTQSIVIVDVPDDSEV
- the kitlgb gene encoding kit ligand b isoform X1; the protein is MKKTHIGESACIFALLLSTLVSGGEKGRTPVTDDVATLDILKGNIPQDYRIPVDHTPKAVSGKCWLQLNLYPVEKSLKQLAHQFSNLSINRENITMFITMLQGLRFMLGNEELLKKRTLKCLFEGNNCVSLRLKNIRPPQDVAMQAYECHYRTAHWPTDRYFEHVKEVLGAASSVSGMVDCAPPPCATTEPPPAVTLGNELQYRYGERVNMNLPVLLLSPVLFIISLATWMVLRRTGVCVCVKRGSRDEPTGAESPPEPQGTEAQCGAAPGSPLQLSLMSLERSTQSIVIVDVPDDSEV